From Syngnathoides biaculeatus isolate LvHL_M chromosome 19, ASM1980259v1, whole genome shotgun sequence, a single genomic window includes:
- the drd3 gene encoding D(3) dopamine receptor yields the protein MTMLSGAEQLWPNASDERNGTGGAAGTDDGDGERNYYAMLYSLLILAIVFGNVLVCLAVLRERSLQTTTNYLVVSLAVADLLVASLVMPWAVYLEVVGGAWLFSRLYCNVFVTLDVMMCTASILNLCAISIDRYTAVVMPVLYNTTHRSRKRVFAMIATVWVLAFAVSCPLLFGFNTTDDPMVCSISNPDFVVYSSVVSFYLPFMVTLLVYIRIYVFLRMRRKRITFSQASGKVQPGSTPPSVETCLQDGTAKSNHDLSPIRIKVQSAEASGPSKSDLLSGCLWRKRPKTGPVENSPPPPVDSQNYCSVSHASCGRTELDAEQERDGVAPEGGRRGALSAGVGCEVKDLSNGRTHTTLRRINANNPRFRSMHAREKKATQMLAIVLGVFLICWLPFFVTHILNTHCGTCAVPPGLYSAFTWLGYVNSALNPVIYTTFNVEFRRAFIKILSC from the exons ATGACGATGCTTAGCGGAGCAGAGCAGCTGTGGCCGAACGCGTCGGACGAGCGCAACGGCACCGGTGGGGCGGCGGGGACGGACGACGGTGACGGCGAGCGCAATTACTACGCCATGCTCTACTCCCTCCTCATCCTGGCCATCGTGTTCGGCAATGTGCTGGTGTGCCTGGCCGTGCTGAGGGAGCGCTCCCTGCAGACCACCACCAACTACCTGGTGGTCAGCCTGGCCGTGGCAGACTTGTTGGTGGCCTCGCTGGTCATGCCCTGGGCCGTCTACCTGGAG gtggtcggcggcgcctggcttTTCAGCCGCCTCTACTGCAACGTCTTTGTCACGCTGGATGTGATGATGTGCACCGCCAGCATTCTCAACTTGTGCGCTATCAGCATCGACAG GTACACAGCGGTGGTGATGCCCGTGTTGTACAACACCACGCACCGCTCGCGCAAGAGGGTGTTCGCCATGATCGCCACCGTTTGGGTGCTGGCCTTCGCCGTGTCCTGCCCGTTGCTCTTCGGCTTCAACACCACAG ACGACCCCATGGTGTGCTCCATCTCCAACCCGGACTTTGTGGTGTACTCGTCGGTGGTGTCCTTCTACTTGCCCTTCATGGTCACTTTACTGGTCTACATCCGCATTTACGTCTTCCTGCGCATGAGAAGGAAGCGGATCACCTTCAGCCAGGCCAGTGGGAAAGTGCAGCCCGGCTCCACGCCGCCCTCTGTG GAGACGTGTCTTCAGGATGGCACGGCCAAGAGCAACCACGACCTGTCACCTATAAGGATTAAAGTG CAGTCGGCGGAGGCGTCGGGTCCGTCCAAGTCCGACCTGCTGTCGGGATGTCTGTGGCGCAAAAGGCCCAAAACGGGACCCGTGGAGAACTCCCCGCCGCCCCCGGTGGACTCGCAGAACTACTGCAGCGTCAGCCACGCCTCCTGTGGCCGCACCGAGCTGGACGCGGAGCAGGAGCGCGACGGGGTGGCGCCTGAGGGTGGCCGGCGGGGGGCGCTGTCGGCGGGCGTGGGCTGCGAAGTGAAGGACCTTTCCAACGGACGCACGCACACCACGCTGCGCCGGATCAACGCCAACAATCCGAGATTCAGGAGCATGCACGCCCGCGAGAAGAAAGCCACCCAGATGCTGGCCATTGTGCTCG gGGTGTTCCTCATCTGCTGGCTGCCCTTCTTCGTCACGCACATCCTGAACACGCACTGCGGTACGTGCGCGGTCCCCCCGGGCCTCTACAGCGCCTTCACCTGGCTGGGCTACGTCAACAGCGCCCTCAACCCCGTCATATACACCACCTTCAACGTGGAGTTCCGCCGGGCCTTCATCAAGATCCTCAGCTGCTGA